The sequence atgtatccagaacggcccgtacaggacctgcaacatgcagtcgtgcattatcctgctgaaatgtagggtttcgcagggatcgaatgaatggtagagccacgggttgtaaaacatcttaaatgtaacgtccactgttcaaagtgccgtcaatgcgaacaagaggtgaccgagacgtgtaaccaatggcaccccataccatcacgccgggtgatacgccagtatggcgatcacgaatacacgcttccaatgtgcgttcaccgcgatgtcgccaaacacggatgcgaccatcatgatgctgtaaacagaaccaggattcatccgaaaaaatgacgctttgccattcgtgcacccaggttcgtagttgagcacaccatcgcaggcgctcttgtctgtgatgcagcgtcaagggtaaccacagctatggtctccgagctgatagtccaagctgctgcaaacgtcgtcgaactgttcgtgcagatggttgtcgtcttgcaaacgtacccatctgttgactcagggatcgagacgtggcagcacgatccgttacaggcatgcggacaagatgcctgtcatctcgactgctagtgagacgaggccgttgggatccagcacggagttccgtattaccctcaagaacccaccgattccgtattctgctaacagtcattggatctttaccaacgcgagcagcaatgtcgcgatacgataaaccgcaatcgcaataggctacaatccgacctttatcaaagtcgtaaacgtgatgtaAGCATTCCTCCTGctcacgcgaggcatcacaacaacgtttcaccaggcaacgccggtcatgtgctgtttgtgtatgagaaatcggttggaaactttgctcatgtcagcacgttgtaggtgtcgccaccggcgccaaccttgtgtgaatgccctgaaaagctaatcattttcatatcatagcatcttcttcctgtcggttaaatgtcgcgtctgtagcatgtcatcttcgtggtgtagcaattttaatggctagtagtgtagtactCGACGCACGTTGCTACATGAGGCCTTGACCGATGCCTGTGATACATTAATTCGCATTACGTTAAATCTACAACTGCAGAGTGAATTATGTCAACGAGCGACTGCAGTGGGTTATTTGTTGCACTGTCACATGGATCATGAAGATAAAGAGATATAACTGATTAAAGCTTCACTACGCGGTACTTCATGTAACAGGTTGACATTACAATTCATGAAACTGTACACACTGCACACAAGAGTTGTTACTATGTAATCTCAGCTGACTGTGTTTCCCGTCTGTAGCATGTTATTACTGTACCCTATCAGGTCCAGAAAGCAGGCAAAACGTTACGGAAAACTTAACTATAATAATAAGGCTACCGTATTTACTCTTTAAGTACGTTTCTTACTACTGTTCGTAGAGATGCTGATCTTTTCGAGACATGGATTTTTCTCTTTAACACGTTTTCTGCACAACGGTCTCGTACCTCAGATGGAAGATAACATCCATTTTCGATTGAACCGAGAAATAATTAACGACATATGATAACACAAGCCTTCACGGTAGCATCCCAGATGGGCGCCCAAGAGAATTGAAAACAGGCAAGCTTTTAAATCTATTGGAACAGAAACTGGATTTTTTTCTCGATTACACTCACCTTGAGTCGATCCGCCCACCAGGCGGCTGCCTCAGGGTTGGTGAAGTCGACGACTCCGGCGGTCCCCTTGTACCAGCGCGTGTCGGTGCTGCCCTCTGTGTTGGTCACAAAGTAACCGGCGGCCAGCGCGTCAGAGTAGTACGGCTCGCAGCCCTGCACCACAAACGGATGCACCCACAGCGTCACTCGGAATCCCAGCGCGTGGAGGTCGTCTGTGAGGGTCCGCACGTCGGGAAACTTGCTCGTATCGAAAGTCAGGCTGCCGTAGCACGTCTCCCAATAGTCGTCGATTTCGATCTGGCTGAAGTTGAATCCGCTGGCGACGATTTCGTTGGCGAAGGAGCGCACCTTCTGCTCGTTGATAGCGGTGTTGTACCGGTTTCCTGTCGACCAGACGGGTTCCGTGGCCATGCGTGTGTCCGGGACGGCAGTCGGCTTCCCCAGGTAGTTCTGGACGGCGTACAGGTGGGCGTCCCTCGGACTGTCGAAAAGACACATGTTCCACTCCATAATGTTGTCCTGCCGGCTCTCCGGGTACGGAGCCGTGTTCTCGGCGATGAAGCACAGCCTGTTCAGTGACTGATCCGTATGCTGGTCGATGAAAAGGGGGACGTTCGAGTGTACGAAGACGAATCTCCCGTCGGAGAAGAGCCAGTACCGCGAAGCGATGCCGGCGTTGTTGTCCTGGTCGGTGACGTACGGGTAGTGGTCGTACACGTTGCCCTCGATGGGCCACACCTGGTTGGTCTCCTCGATTCCGCCGTAGATGTGGCTGGCCAGGTGGTGCTGGCAGCTGCTCAGCACCGTCGTCGAAGCGTTCACCCACTGCTGGAACGCGAAGCAGCGGGCAGCCGTGTCTCTGGGCCGGACCACGACTCTGGAGCCGCCGAAGTCAAAGCGCTCCCCATCGCCACGGAGCTCGTGGACTAGGATGCGCGGgcgttcgccgccgccgccgccgtgggcTGTGATGTAGCCCACTTCGACCTCACGACCGGCTGGAACGCAAAGGTAACCAAGTTGATTTGCAGATAATtactacagtgtgtaaacttttagatggcagacctctccctagtcctgaatcggtagaagtcggtaaacgtcgggaggcttcggtaggcacgcagtttcgacggctgccaacattacgtagctgactgtgttgtacaaggtagccactgTCGTCTGCTTCgtaattgttttgcgctgtactgttctgcgtgttttcattgtgcatttgtgctaaacattatcaaaatgagtgaagagacagttgctggcccatctcgggagtcgtcaacaacccctaccggtaggcctacggttagaaggaaaccagtattacgtagagATGCTCGCAATATTATTTTGCGTGTGACTGAGTGTTGCcgaagggaaagggagcagaaaaaattgcttcaccccatttacaaatcttcagtgagagccgctacatacacaggacaaagcatgcgtagcattggaagattcaaacagttttccaagaatcaccctggcgtatcaccacaaacgcccggcaagaaaaggtgagtttccatgtcagatattttgttcgcgatcactttgaaggagccccctatttcgtcgtaattaccttatatttcacttttccttgctactgtattgctttgtatggaaacaccactggttactgtattatttcga comes from Schistocerca piceifrons isolate TAMUIC-IGC-003096 chromosome 8, iqSchPice1.1, whole genome shotgun sequence and encodes:
- the LOC124712099 gene encoding myogenesis-regulating glycosidase-like, encoding MVPGVRTRQLLLLLLLDVLATSPAGSAPSSAGGLTTRYDEDSGRIQLLTKRAGREVEVGYITAHGGGGGERPRILVHELRGDGERFDFGGSRVVVRPRDTAARCFAFQQWVNASTTVLSSCQHHLASHIYGGIEETNQVWPIEGNVYDHYPYVTDQDNNAGIASRYWLFSDGRFVFVHSNVPLFIDQHTDQSLNRLCFIAENTAPYPESRQDNIMEWNMCLFDSPRDAHLYAVQNYLGKPTAVPDTRMATEPVWSTGNRYNTAINEQKVRSFANEIVASGFNFSQIEIDDYWETCYGSLTFDTSKFPDVRTLTDDLHALGFRVTLWVHPFVVQGCEPYYSDALAAGYFVTNTEGSTDTRWYKGTAGVVDFTNPEAAAWWADRLKTLRNETGIDSFEFDAGQTSWLPQLPVIEPVERNPVRFTDEYAATASQFGPLVEIQAAVESQRLPHFFLMDIVSSSWGASGGLRTLLPKLLEISMVGHPFVMPEMVGGATHVLPSQELYTRWLQATIFMPAVKFSFTPWDYDDETLEICRSLMELRAQYAPVIEQLLQKAAADGTPVNLPVWWVDPSDSVAHTIDSEFLLGEDLLVAPVLDEGAVARDVYLPAGTWRDEADPEHPTVRGPRWLYDYSAPLNTLPYFTRIADS